The following coding sequences lie in one Thermosulfuriphilus ammonigenes genomic window:
- the rsxE gene encoding electron transport complex subunit RsxE: protein MNDKAPGIGRLLFNGLFKENPVFRLALSMCPAVGVTTTVRNGFLLGLAVLFVQVASNVTVALLRRFIHPRIRIPAFIIIIATWVSVIDMILAAYVPTFYKEVALYVKLIVVFAIIISRLEVFASRYPVWPSLWDGVGMGLGFMFGLMLTGFVRELFGAGTVWGYEVLPGRVLFFLALPPAGFFTIGFLMALFNWVEKQYLRWRSR, encoded by the coding sequence ATGAACGACAAAGCCCCGGGTATTGGTCGTCTGCTGTTTAACGGCCTTTTTAAAGAGAATCCGGTCTTTCGTTTGGCCCTTTCCATGTGTCCGGCGGTGGGGGTAACGACCACGGTGCGCAATGGTTTCCTCCTTGGTTTGGCGGTGCTTTTTGTCCAGGTGGCCTCTAATGTCACGGTGGCCCTCCTCCGGCGCTTTATCCACCCTCGGATTCGCATTCCGGCCTTTATCATTATCATCGCCACCTGGGTGAGTGTTATCGATATGATCTTGGCCGCCTATGTGCCTACTTTCTATAAAGAGGTGGCCCTGTACGTGAAACTGATTGTCGTCTTTGCCATCATCATCTCTCGTCTGGAGGTTTTTGCCAGCCGTTATCCGGTATGGCCTTCTCTATGGGACGGCGTGGGAATGGGGTTGGGGTTTATGTTTGGGCTTATGCTTACCGGTTTTGTTCGGGAGCTTTTTGGGGCGGGGACAGTCTGGGGCTATGAGGTCCTGCCTGGCCGGGTTCTCTTCTTCCTGGCCCTGCCGCCGGCGGGCTTCTTCACCATAGGTTTTCTAATGGCCCTGTTTAACTGGGTGGAGAAACAATATCTCCGCTGGAGGTCACGATGA
- a CDS encoding glycosyltransferase: MIKVIHLPIIIAGTSPILSKYLKKMGVYSKVISFYKTFLGYYGDINLDLDSLSPRERSNKIRNFMSHFLKHDLPKYDIIHIHFLNSLSTGDSFGGWNLSDQLFYDLKIAKDLGKKIVCSAYGSDVQNISKIVYYQLKFQYPHIDLPYPPLNNFSQIKKISALMSYVDVFVTGTTLINHLPYGYYITMPFDVEFYDSYASSVDSGRFTILHAPSNSFVKGTRFLDQAIEKLRLKYNNFDYILVKNMPHDKAISYYPGFGVAVDQINYDFGLVALEYMYYGRPVICCFRKEEFQPFDAKYNAPIVSVFNQEELLEVLEKSIRGEILYNKEDLKSYVLENFAASLIASKYKELYEILIDGGKIPQFVNPNWFAQYQRFLNKEPIDKDNYYSKVTDFLLSQKELSLLLVEIQNGFNLASNVELLAKLILAKELLGDHKSASALRNQNASLVASEAFRSHYERAKEIYQKEVPDP; encoded by the coding sequence GTGATTAAGGTTATACATTTGCCTATTATTATTGCTGGAACTTCTCCTATTTTATCTAAATATTTAAAAAAAATGGGCGTTTATTCTAAAGTTATTTCTTTTTATAAAACTTTTTTGGGATATTATGGTGATATAAACTTAGATCTTGATTCTCTATCTCCTAGAGAAAGATCTAATAAAATTAGAAATTTTATGTCTCATTTTTTAAAGCATGATCTTCCTAAATATGATATTATTCATATTCATTTTTTAAATTCCCTCTCTACTGGTGATTCTTTTGGTGGGTGGAATCTTTCTGATCAGCTTTTTTATGATTTAAAGATAGCAAAAGATTTAGGAAAAAAGATAGTTTGTAGTGCTTATGGTTCTGATGTTCAAAATATTTCTAAAATAGTATATTATCAGCTAAAGTTTCAATATCCTCATATTGATCTTCCTTATCCTCCTCTTAATAATTTTTCTCAAATCAAAAAGATTTCTGCTCTTATGTCTTATGTAGATGTTTTTGTTACTGGTACTACACTGATTAATCATCTTCCTTATGGTTATTATATAACTATGCCTTTTGATGTTGAATTTTATGATTCTTATGCCTCCAGTGTTGATTCTGGTCGTTTTACCATTCTTCATGCTCCTTCAAATTCTTTTGTTAAAGGTACTAGATTTTTGGATCAGGCCATTGAAAAATTGCGTTTAAAATACAATAACTTTGATTATATTCTTGTTAAGAATATGCCACATGATAAGGCTATTTCTTATTATCCTGGTTTTGGTGTAGCAGTTGATCAAATTAATTATGATTTCGGTTTGGTAGCTTTAGAATATATGTATTATGGACGTCCTGTTATTTGTTGTTTTCGTAAAGAAGAATTTCAACCTTTTGATGCTAAATATAATGCCCCTATTGTTTCAGTTTTTAACCAAGAAGAGCTTTTAGAAGTCTTAGAAAAGAGTATAAGAGGTGAAATTCTCTACAATAAAGAGGACTTAAAATCCTACGTTCTCGAGAATTTTGCTGCTTCACTGATTGCTTCTAAATATAAAGAATTATATGAAATTCTTATAGATGGAGGGAAAATTCCTCAATTTGTTAATCCTAATTGGTTTGCTCAATACCAACGCTTTCTTAATAAGGAACCAATTGATAAAGATAACTATTATTCAAAAGTAACAGACTTTTTGCTCTCCCAGAAGGAGCTTTCTCTTTTGTTGGTTGAAATTCAAAATGGTTTCAATCTGGCCTCTAATGTCGAGCTTTTGGCCAAACTTATTCTGGCCAAAGAGCTCCTTGGAGATCATAAATCTGCTAGTGCTTTGCGGAACCAAAATGCCTCTTTAGTCGCCTCGGAGGCCTTTCGCAGTCATTACGAAAGGGCCAAAGAGATTTATCAGAAAGAAGTTCCTGACCCATAA
- a CDS encoding class I SAM-dependent methyltransferase gives MFKDFDLDKIDLKKIEELYSKCLKKYGFQPQSVGWNDEKSHFLRFEKLVQVIEDPLVAITINDLGCGYGALFSFLVARQFNVSLYRGYDISQDMLNAAQSFISDKRAFFIQSNVLLHPADYSFASGIFNVKFDIDVQVWEKYIIYILNNLNQFSLKGFAFNLLTTYVDFKRDHLYYGDPLFYFDFCKRYFSKKVSLLHDYDLFEWTILVKK, from the coding sequence ATGTTTAAGGATTTTGATTTAGATAAAATAGATTTAAAAAAAATAGAAGAACTTTACAGTAAGTGTTTGAAAAAATATGGCTTTCAACCCCAGAGTGTTGGTTGGAATGACGAGAAAAGTCATTTTTTAAGATTTGAAAAATTGGTTCAGGTTATTGAGGATCCTTTAGTAGCTATTACTATTAATGACCTTGGTTGTGGTTACGGAGCTTTATTTTCTTTTCTTGTTGCTCGTCAATTTAATGTTTCTCTTTATCGTGGTTATGATATTAGTCAAGATATGCTCAATGCTGCTCAATCTTTTATTTCTGATAAGAGAGCTTTTTTTATTCAAAGTAATGTTTTGCTCCATCCGGCTGATTATTCTTTTGCTTCTGGTATTTTTAATGTCAAATTTGATATTGATGTTCAAGTATGGGAAAAATATATCATTTACATATTAAATAATTTAAATCAATTTTCTCTTAAAGGATTTGCTTTTAATCTTCTCACCACTTATGTTGATTTTAAAAGAGATCATCTTTATTATGGTGATCCTTTGTTTTATTTTGATTTTTGTAAGCGTTATTTTTCGAAAAAAGTTTCTCTTCTTCATGATTATGATCTTTTTGAATGGACTATACTTGTTAAAAAATAA
- a CDS encoding nitroreductase family protein, with translation MLKDLIRACRSYRRFLQEPISREVLLELIDGARLSASAANLQPLRYVVVLDPGVREQVFSCLRWAAYLQDWPGPAEGERPTAYVIVLGDCRISKDFKIDAGIAIQNLLLLAVERGLGGCIIGSIDRHTLREILGIEGHYEIIVTVALGRPAERVVIEELGPAQDIRYWRDEAGVHHVPKRRLEDLIIKVI, from the coding sequence GTGCTAAAGGATCTCATCCGAGCCTGCCGGAGCTACCGTCGTTTTCTTCAGGAGCCTATTTCTCGGGAGGTCCTTCTAGAACTCATAGATGGAGCCAGGCTTTCGGCCTCGGCGGCCAACCTCCAGCCCCTTCGCTATGTGGTGGTTCTGGATCCTGGGGTTAGGGAGCAGGTTTTCTCCTGCCTGCGTTGGGCGGCCTATCTCCAAGACTGGCCTGGACCAGCGGAAGGGGAGAGGCCTACGGCCTATGTAATAGTTCTCGGCGACTGTCGAATATCAAAGGACTTTAAGATTGACGCCGGCATCGCTATTCAAAATCTGCTTCTTCTGGCGGTAGAAAGGGGGCTTGGGGGGTGTATCATTGGTTCTATAGACCGTCACACCTTAAGAGAGATTCTAGGGATTGAGGGTCACTATGAGATCATCGTCACGGTGGCCTTGGGCCGACCGGCAGAAAGGGTGGTCATCGAGGAGCTCGGTCCTGCTCAAGACATCAGATACTGGCGAGATGAGGCCGGTGTCCATCATGTGCCCAAACGTCGTTTAGAAGATCTTATCATCAAGGTCATTTGA
- a CDS encoding FMN-binding protein produces MREFLKITLNLFVISLVAAAILGFVFLKTEAARKANEKARKEEAMVRLLGLSAGDKAKVHFVNIYRYLIETSGKTLIGYLFETRKGPAFVVLTPEGNLRMLEYLDISAKDLEDETSREEAIKKKLGAGERLTFTDNYIVATLNGQRLGYFILGRTQGFKTWIKMMIALSPDYTLKGLEILEQEEDPGLGGEIEKEYFKNQFIGKTLRRLMTLKVIKRPLPEEYRRCLERSRWPKLGLSPEEAQRLCQQYVNDDIYAITGATISSTRVTEGVKRLVKAFVHRMELIDHLIKQKGLEVPF; encoded by the coding sequence ATGCGGGAGTTTTTAAAGATTACCCTTAATCTTTTTGTCATTTCCTTGGTGGCAGCAGCCATTTTGGGATTTGTCTTTCTTAAAACCGAAGCCGCACGTAAGGCCAACGAAAAGGCCCGGAAGGAGGAGGCCATGGTCCGCCTCCTTGGCCTCTCTGCTGGGGATAAGGCCAAGGTTCACTTTGTAAATATCTATCGCTACCTGATTGAGACTTCCGGGAAGACCCTGATAGGCTACCTTTTTGAGACCAGAAAGGGCCCGGCTTTTGTCGTGCTTACCCCCGAAGGAAACCTGAGGATGCTGGAGTATCTGGATATTTCAGCCAAGGATCTGGAAGATGAGACTTCCCGGGAAGAGGCTATCAAGAAAAAACTCGGGGCGGGGGAGCGCCTTACCTTTACTGACAACTATATCGTGGCCACTCTAAATGGCCAACGACTGGGATATTTTATTCTGGGACGAACCCAGGGCTTTAAGACCTGGATCAAAATGATGATTGCTCTCTCTCCAGATTACACCCTAAAGGGTCTAGAGATTCTGGAGCAAGAGGAGGATCCCGGGCTGGGGGGAGAAATCGAGAAAGAATATTTTAAAAATCAGTTTATTGGCAAAACCTTGCGGCGTCTGATGACCTTAAAGGTGATAAAAAGACCCCTGCCAGAGGAGTATCGCCGGTGTCTTGAGCGTAGTCGCTGGCCAAAGTTGGGGCTCTCGCCTGAGGAGGCTCAAAGGCTCTGTCAGCAATACGTTAACGACGACATCTATGCCATCACGGGGGCCACCATTTCCAGCACCCGGGTCACCGAGGGGGTCAAAAGGCTTGTTAAGGCCTTTGTCCATCGGATGGAGCTTATTGACCATCTGATAAAACAAAAGGGTCTTGAGGTTCCCTTTTAG
- a CDS encoding RnfABCDGE type electron transport complex subunit D, whose amino-acid sequence MEKPIFYVSISPHIRDVDTVPRIMWTVFIVLLPQLFLATWVFGPRVLLVALVSILSCVVVEAISQRLLGRPVTIKDGSAALTGLLLAYVLPPGVPISLPLWGSVMAIFVAKQLMGGLGYNIFNPALVARAFLAAGFPVAMTTTWLEPFAWRNQADAISSATPLYLLKHYGPEALSGRFGGYENLLKNFFFGLQSGSIGETSAALLLAGGVFLIYRRIITWHIPVATLATVALLSWIFGGEGLFKGDPLVHLLSGGIILGAFFMATDYVTSPSLPLSRIIFGVGVGALTVLIRLRGGYPEGVCYAILLMNCFVPALDEWIRPKRFAPPKVRT is encoded by the coding sequence ATGGAAAAACCCATCTTTTACGTCTCCATATCCCCCCACATTCGGGATGTTGACACCGTGCCCCGAATAATGTGGACGGTTTTTATTGTCCTCTTACCCCAGCTATTTTTGGCTACCTGGGTCTTTGGACCTCGAGTACTTCTGGTGGCTTTAGTAAGCATTCTTTCCTGTGTGGTTGTAGAGGCTATTAGTCAGCGTCTTTTGGGGCGGCCGGTGACCATAAAAGACGGTAGTGCTGCTCTGACGGGGCTCCTCTTGGCCTACGTGCTTCCGCCGGGAGTGCCTATTAGCCTTCCCCTTTGGGGGTCTGTGATGGCCATCTTCGTGGCCAAACAACTCATGGGAGGGCTGGGCTACAATATTTTTAATCCGGCCCTGGTAGCCCGGGCCTTCTTGGCAGCTGGCTTTCCTGTGGCCATGACTACTACTTGGCTTGAACCGTTTGCCTGGCGGAATCAGGCTGACGCTATCTCCTCGGCCACCCCTCTTTATCTCCTCAAACATTATGGGCCAGAGGCCCTCAGTGGGCGCTTTGGGGGCTATGAGAACCTGCTCAAAAACTTCTTCTTCGGCCTTCAGTCCGGCTCCATTGGCGAGACCTCAGCGGCCCTTCTTCTTGCTGGAGGGGTCTTTCTTATATATCGCCGGATTATTACCTGGCATATTCCAGTAGCCACCCTGGCCACGGTAGCTCTACTTTCCTGGATTTTTGGGGGAGAGGGCCTTTTTAAGGGGGATCCTTTGGTGCACCTCCTTTCGGGAGGCATTATTCTGGGGGCCTTTTTTATGGCTACCGATTACGTAACTTCGCCCTCACTTCCCCTTTCCCGAATTATCTTTGGAGTTGGGGTGGGGGCCCTTACGGTGCTTATCCGTCTGCGCGGAGGATATCCAGAGGGGGTCTGCTATGCCATTTTGTTGATGAATTGCTTTGTCCCGGCCCTTGATGAGTGGATCCGGCCCAAACGCTTTGCCCCTCCTAAGGTGAGGACCTGA
- a CDS encoding acetyltransferase, translated as MSRKVIIFGTGTFAEVVLFYLKQDTRYDVVAFTATDNYVNSDSIFGFPLVPFEGIESFFPPHDHEMFIAIGYSNLNKIREKFYYLAKEKGYKLLTYISPMSVVLTEKIGDNCFIFENNTIQPYVSIGNNVIIWSGNHIGHHSIIEDHCFISSHVVISGLCHIKKYTFLGVNATIRDSVVVEEENIIGAGSLIMKNTKPRQVYFAKRAELFPKDSSKVRL; from the coding sequence ATGTCAAGGAAGGTTATAATTTTTGGTACTGGCACCTTTGCAGAAGTTGTTCTTTTTTATTTAAAGCAAGATACGCGCTACGATGTTGTCGCTTTTACAGCTACAGATAACTATGTTAACTCTGATTCTATTTTTGGTTTCCCTCTGGTGCCTTTTGAGGGTATAGAGTCTTTTTTTCCCCCTCATGATCATGAAATGTTTATTGCCATAGGTTATAGTAATCTTAACAAGATTCGTGAAAAATTTTATTATTTGGCCAAGGAAAAAGGATATAAATTATTAACATATATAAGTCCGATGTCTGTTGTTTTGACAGAAAAGATAGGAGATAATTGTTTTATTTTTGAAAATAATACTATTCAACCTTATGTATCTATTGGGAATAATGTTATTATTTGGAGTGGCAATCACATAGGTCATCATTCCATAATTGAGGATCATTGTTTTATTTCTTCTCATGTTGTTATTTCTGGTCTTTGTCATATAAAGAAATATACTTTTCTTGGTGTTAATGCTACTATTCGAGATTCAGTGGTTGTTGAAGAAGAGAACATCATTGGAGCTGGGTCACTAATAATGAAAAATACTAAACCTCGACAGGTTTATTTTGCTAAAAGAGCAGAGCTTTTCCCAAAAGATAGTAGTAAGGTTAGGCTTTAA
- the rsxC gene encoding electron transport complex subunit RsxC, producing MVQAIKKYTFDKGGIHPPDHKELTRNLPVETMPLPDELWVSMAQHFGAPATPLVKRKDRVGEGDLIGAVEKGLGANVHSPASGEVVAIASVPHPILGKVPAVVIKVDHSAPPKDYEARPWDGLSPQELLGRIKEAGIVGMGGAGFPTHIKLNPPPQAKVDTLIINGAECESYLTADHRLMVEHPEEVVEGVAIIMKILGVARAYIGVELNKPEAIEALEQAVKKSARQITVAPLEVKYPQGSEKQLIQAITGRRVPGGGLPADVGCVVQNVGTTWAIYQAVVLGKNLYERILTVSGRGVKRPANLLCRVGVRVADIVDYLGGLSEETVKFILGGPMMGFAMADLSAPVTKTTSGVTFLSRKEADLSNYGPCIRCGRCLAVCPMGLSPNEISIYMEKGRFEDTPRFGLLDCFECGCCAFICPSKRPLVQFIRTAKMKLRQKAMATKKG from the coding sequence ATGGTTCAGGCCATCAAAAAGTACACCTTTGATAAAGGTGGAATCCATCCTCCTGACCATAAGGAGTTAACCCGAAATCTTCCGGTAGAGACTATGCCCCTTCCTGATGAACTTTGGGTCTCCATGGCGCAGCATTTTGGGGCCCCAGCTACTCCCTTGGTTAAACGAAAGGACAGAGTAGGAGAGGGAGATCTTATTGGTGCCGTGGAGAAGGGGTTAGGGGCCAACGTTCATTCCCCGGCCAGCGGTGAGGTTGTGGCCATTGCCTCGGTGCCCCATCCTATTTTAGGAAAGGTACCGGCGGTGGTCATCAAGGTTGATCATTCGGCTCCTCCCAAGGATTATGAAGCCCGGCCCTGGGATGGACTTTCCCCCCAGGAGCTCCTTGGGCGAATTAAAGAGGCGGGTATTGTGGGTATGGGTGGGGCCGGTTTTCCTACCCATATCAAACTTAATCCTCCTCCTCAGGCCAAGGTTGATACCTTGATCATCAATGGGGCCGAGTGTGAGAGTTACCTTACCGCCGATCATCGTCTAATGGTCGAACACCCCGAAGAAGTGGTTGAGGGAGTGGCCATCATTATGAAGATTCTTGGGGTGGCCAGGGCCTACATTGGGGTGGAGCTTAATAAGCCCGAGGCCATTGAAGCCCTTGAACAGGCCGTTAAGAAATCCGCTCGCCAGATCACTGTTGCCCCCCTTGAGGTGAAATATCCCCAGGGTTCAGAAAAGCAGCTCATCCAAGCCATTACCGGAAGACGGGTTCCGGGGGGAGGCCTTCCAGCAGATGTAGGATGTGTGGTTCAGAATGTAGGCACCACTTGGGCCATTTATCAGGCGGTGGTCTTGGGAAAGAATCTTTACGAACGTATTCTCACTGTCTCGGGAAGGGGAGTTAAAAGGCCGGCCAACCTTCTCTGTCGCGTAGGGGTAAGAGTGGCTGATATCGTTGATTATCTGGGAGGGCTTTCAGAAGAAACAGTTAAATTTATCCTTGGTGGTCCCATGATGGGGTTTGCCATGGCTGATCTCTCCGCCCCGGTGACTAAGACCACCTCGGGAGTCACCTTTCTCAGTCGAAAGGAGGCCGACCTTTCAAATTATGGCCCCTGTATTCGCTGTGGTCGGTGTCTGGCGGTCTGTCCTATGGGGCTTTCTCCTAACGAGATCTCTATTTATATGGAGAAGGGACGCTTTGAGGATACGCCTCGCTTTGGTCTCTTGGATTGTTTTGAGTGTGGTTGTTGTGCCTTTATCTGCCCTTCCAAAAGGCCCCTGGTGCAGTTCATCAGGACAGCCAAAATGAAACTCCGTCAGAAGGCCATGGCTACCAAGAAAGGGTAA
- the rnfB gene encoding RnfABCDGE type electron transport complex subunit B yields the protein MELKELVVIGLITFGTIGLISGMALAFAAIKYAVEINPKIEAVKDILAGANCGGCGYPGCEAYAEAVVTDPNVPPDLCRPGGPEVARRVAELTGKTLGAVEPTISFRRCQRNEGGVKERFRYLGVETCAAANLALSGPYACLYACLGLGDCVQACPFSALTLREGLPEVDPQRCTGCGLCVRTCPKGILELLPRGARVMVHCASADRGKEVMAVCQVGCISCGLCVKKCPASAIALEGGRIKIDHQRCLDHGPQCGEVCVEACPRKILRRQPTFEAVSQVA from the coding sequence ATGGAGCTTAAGGAGTTAGTAGTCATAGGCCTGATAACCTTTGGGACCATTGGCCTTATTTCAGGTATGGCCTTGGCCTTTGCGGCCATTAAGTATGCTGTGGAAATAAATCCTAAAATCGAGGCCGTTAAAGACATCTTGGCCGGAGCCAACTGTGGTGGTTGTGGTTACCCTGGCTGTGAGGCCTATGCTGAGGCGGTGGTTACAGATCCTAATGTCCCTCCAGATCTCTGTCGGCCCGGGGGCCCAGAGGTGGCAAGAAGGGTGGCCGAACTTACTGGAAAGACCTTAGGGGCCGTAGAGCCCACGATCTCCTTTCGTCGTTGTCAACGTAATGAGGGAGGGGTTAAAGAGCGGTTTCGTTATCTGGGAGTGGAAACCTGTGCCGCCGCTAATCTGGCCCTATCCGGGCCTTATGCCTGTCTTTATGCCTGCTTAGGGCTTGGTGATTGTGTTCAGGCCTGTCCCTTCTCGGCCCTCACCTTGAGGGAAGGGCTTCCGGAGGTAGATCCTCAACGTTGTACAGGCTGTGGTCTTTGTGTTCGTACCTGCCCCAAGGGCATTCTGGAGCTCCTGCCCCGGGGAGCCCGGGTGATGGTTCACTGTGCCAGTGCCGACCGGGGCAAAGAAGTGATGGCCGTCTGTCAAGTGGGCTGTATCTCTTGTGGTCTTTGTGTCAAGAAATGTCCGGCCTCGGCTATAGCCCTGGAGGGAGGCCGTATCAAGATAGATCATCAGCGGTGTCTGGATCATGGCCCTCAGTGTGGTGAAGTCTGTGTTGAGGCCTGCCCTCGTAAGATTTTAAGGCGCCAGCCGACTTTTGAGGCTGTATCTCAAGTAGCCTAA
- a CDS encoding electron transport complex protein RnfA, giving the protein MRALGKLVFLLLLVLMFRGESSCWAAQFIKKGSFKGEKALSLTLAGPIDKGWEPKGRVIVYEHSSPDIPLDIQKVEISPDRRHLLLLLKEPISTAEAYVVRLKDLSSKGIKIEEAHYVVRKSYLSIIMGIFLAASLVQNFVFTRYLGLCIFFGTSRRKETAVGMGISFTIVMVLSAIMAWAIYNFVLKPFHLYFLQVLVFVGIIAIFVQLLDTILRKVNPYLFKKLGVYLVLITTNCIILAVPLILADNAYDLLESLALALGAGLGFALALFLMATVRERLELANVPEVFQGLPIAFITAGLFALAFLGFSGLNLF; this is encoded by the coding sequence ATGAGGGCCCTGGGAAAGTTAGTCTTTTTGCTTCTTTTGGTTCTTATGTTTCGGGGAGAGAGCTCCTGTTGGGCAGCCCAATTTATTAAAAAAGGCAGCTTTAAGGGAGAAAAAGCTCTCTCCCTTACCCTGGCCGGGCCGATAGACAAAGGCTGGGAGCCAAAAGGGCGGGTTATCGTCTATGAACATTCAAGCCCCGATATCCCTCTTGATATTCAAAAGGTCGAGATCTCCCCTGATCGAAGACATCTTCTCCTTCTTCTCAAGGAGCCCATCTCTACAGCTGAGGCCTATGTGGTCAGGCTTAAAGATTTGTCTTCAAAAGGAATCAAAATCGAAGAGGCCCATTACGTTGTCCGGAAATCCTATCTGAGTATCATTATGGGGATCTTTCTGGCGGCCAGCCTGGTGCAGAATTTTGTCTTTACCCGCTATCTGGGGCTCTGCATCTTCTTTGGTACCTCTCGTCGCAAGGAGACAGCCGTCGGTATGGGAATCTCTTTCACTATAGTGATGGTTCTTTCGGCCATTATGGCCTGGGCCATCTATAACTTTGTTCTAAAACCATTTCATCTTTATTTTCTCCAGGTTCTGGTCTTTGTGGGAATCATTGCCATCTTTGTCCAACTGCTGGATACCATCCTCCGCAAAGTAAATCCTTATCTTTTCAAAAAGCTGGGCGTCTATCTCGTTCTTATCACCACCAACTGTATTATTCTGGCTGTACCCCTCATCTTAGCGGATAATGCCTATGATCTTCTGGAAAGCCTCGCTCTGGCCCTTGGGGCCGGTTTGGGCTTTGCCCTGGCACTATTTCTCATGGCCACGGTAAGAGAAAGGCTGGAGCTGGCCAATGTCCCGGAGGTCTTCCAGGGGTTGCCCATTGCCTTTATTACTGCCGGCCTTTTTGCCTTGGCCTTTTTAGGTTTCTCGGGGCTTAACCTCTTTTAA
- a CDS encoding GNAT family N-acetyltransferase — MKVVILDSNLEDKYQDFLEKNSYSLFYYSLKFKSFLESLLSCQSHYFVCLKFNSVVGIFPLMGKFGRYGYVYNSLPFYGSYGGPLAFDRQVYSILISEYNHFLSLHQKLASSVVVLNPFLDDESIFSNIVASLYDQRVIQYTFLSFDSSDPSSSLMSTISPSARRNIKKAIKSGIKVFVDNSCIPFLKKTHYENMASIGGRPKPESFFDLFPRFFTEDKDYNLYVAFLDGIPVAALLLFYYKDVVEYYIPVIVNSFRSLQPLSLIIYQAMLDSFKRGFRLWNWGGTWLSQSGVYKFKKKWASRENIYSYFIYVSNNDLYGSSSSELCSEYGNFYVLPFDLLRRNKCQGRL; from the coding sequence ATGAAAGTTGTTATTCTTGACTCTAATTTAGAAGATAAGTACCAAGACTTTCTGGAGAAAAATTCTTATAGTCTTTTTTATTATTCCTTAAAATTTAAATCTTTTTTAGAATCTCTTCTTTCCTGCCAATCCCACTATTTTGTTTGTCTGAAATTTAATTCTGTGGTAGGTATTTTCCCTTTGATGGGAAAATTTGGTAGATATGGTTATGTTTATAATTCACTACCTTTTTATGGTAGTTATGGTGGTCCTTTGGCTTTTGATAGACAAGTTTATTCAATATTGATTTCTGAATATAATCATTTTTTATCGCTTCATCAAAAACTGGCCTCTTCTGTCGTTGTTTTAAATCCCTTTCTTGATGATGAATCTATTTTTTCTAATATTGTTGCTTCGCTTTATGATCAACGCGTTATACAATATACTTTTCTTTCTTTTGACTCTTCTGATCCTTCTTCCTCTTTAATGTCGACTATTTCTCCATCTGCAAGGAGAAATATTAAAAAAGCTATTAAGTCAGGTATTAAAGTGTTTGTGGATAATTCTTGTATTCCCTTTTTGAAAAAAACTCATTATGAAAATATGGCCTCTATTGGTGGTCGTCCCAAACCTGAATCTTTTTTTGATCTTTTTCCTCGATTTTTTACCGAAGATAAGGATTATAATTTATACGTTGCTTTTCTCGATGGCATTCCTGTGGCTGCTCTTTTGCTTTTTTATTATAAAGATGTTGTTGAATATTATATTCCCGTTATAGTAAATAGTTTTAGATCTTTACAACCACTTTCTTTGATAATTTATCAGGCTATGCTTGATTCTTTTAAAAGGGGTTTTAGACTGTGGAATTGGGGAGGTACCTGGCTTTCTCAGTCAGGTGTTTATAAATTTAAAAAAAAGTGGGCCTCGCGGGAGAATATTTATTCTTATTTTATTTATGTGTCTAATAATGATTTATATGGCTCTAGTTCTTCTGAATTATGTTCAGAATATGGTAATTTTTATGTTTTACCATTTGACTTGTTAAGGAGAAATAAATGTCAAGGAAGGTTATAA